TCCGCTCGTGCCGGGATGGGCTTCCAGGCGACGGGGATCGCCGAGCGCGCACGCCAGCGGGCTGTCGCCTATTCGGCCGAACGCGTGCAGGGGCCGGTGCTGGATCGCCCCGCGGGCACGACCATCCAGGATCACCCCGACGTCCGCCGACTCCTCCTCTCGATGGACAGCGACGTCTTCGCGATGCGTGCCCTGGGTGTCTTCGTCGCCGACCTCCTCGAGCGGAGCGGCCGAAGCGGCGGGCAGGAGACCGCCCTCGCGGAGCTGTTCGTTCCGATCCTCAAGGGATGGGCGACGGAGGACGCCGTCCAGATCACGAGCGATGCCATCCAGGTCCACGGCGGCATGGGCTTCATCGAGGACACGGGCGCCGCGCAGCACTACCGGGATGCGCGGATCATGCCGATCTACGAGGGGACGACCGCCATCCAGGCGAACGACCTCGTCGGACGCAAAGTCATCCGCGACGGCGGCGCGACGGTGGAGGAACTGCTGCGCCGCATGACGGAGACCGTCGAGGCTCTGTCGGCGGCGGATGACCCCGCCGCGAAGCGCACGGCGGAGCGGCTCAGCCGGGCCGTCGATGCCGCTCGACGGGCCACGGCCGACCTCATCGGGTTCGGCGCAGGGTCGCGCGACGCCTACGCGACGAGCGTCCCCTTCCTCCTGCTGCTGGGTGCGCTGTCCGGCGGCTGGATGCACGCACTGGCCGTGCAGGCCGTGCTCATGCGAGGGGAGCCCCGGGCGGACGACGCGCGCCGACTCTCGCTCGCCGACTTCTACGGCGCGCACCACCTGCCGCGCGTCCACGCTCTCGCGGAGACGGTCGCGGCAGGTGAGATCCGCTAACGGCCGATGTCCTCGCCGAAGTGGCGTTCGAGGATGTAGGCGATATCGGGGAAGCAGGACCCGCGCCGGACGACCTCCAGTGTCTCGACATTGAGGAGCGTCGACGACGAGCCGTACGGATGGTACTTCTGCAGGCCGTGGTCCACGACGATGTCCGCGACGTCGATGATCTCCCGCTCGATGTCCTCGACACGGAACTTGGTGCCTCCGAGCGTCAGATTCGCCGACGATCCGAACAGGGCGACGTCGTTCTCGCGCGCGAGTCTCGTCAACTCGGCGTGGAAACGTCCGGCGTTGAGGAGCATGACGAGCGTGTTCTCCCGCGTGCTCGCCGCGACGACCTCGGCCGGAAGGCTCGTCATGAGCGGGTGGTCGGTGCGGAAGGGCGCGATGCACCCGAGCGGCAGACCGTAGTCGAGCACGATGGTCTCGACGATCCGGCGCCCGCGTTCGCTGCACTCATGGAGGTCGCGGTGCGTCTCGAGGTCGGCGACCATCGCGTTGAGCTTCTGCGGCGCGCGCCCCTTCGTTCGGAAGATCAGCTCGAGCGCTTCGGGCGAACCACCCAGGGCGGAGTATCCGATGTCGTTCGGGACGACCGCGATGCCGCCGGCGGCGAGGACGTCGAAGGCGCGCCGCGCATCGCCGACCACGTCGAATACGGGCGTCGTGCTCCGTGCGGGCATCATGCCGCCACCCCCGCTGGAGCGACGAGCTCGAGGGGCACGATCCCGACGCCTCCCCTGTCGAGTACATCGAGCATCCTCGCGGCGTCGTGCGCGGCATCCGGAATCGCCATTGTTCCTCCTCATCGAGACAGAACAACACTAGCGCAACATTGCCTCCTTTTGCGCAAAGCTGCCATACGCCGCGACCTCCACCCCGCCCCTCCGGGCAGCCGCCCCGCGATGGACCGTTCTCCGGGCGCCGGGGGTCTCCTCAGGCGCGGTCTCGGGCTGCGCTGAAGCGTCGGGAGTAGCGCTCGAAGCGGTCGACTTCGTCGACGAGCTCGCGGGCGCGGAGGGCGAACTCGAGGGCATCCGTCGTCGGACGGATGGATCGTCCGGCCGGTTCGAAGAAGCGCACGTCCAGGCGGCGCTGGAGCCACGCCATCTGCCGCGACACCGCCGCGGGAGAGTACCCGCGCTCGCGTGCCGCCGCGACGACCGATCCCGTATCGATGACGGCGATGAAGGTCTTCAGGACGCCGAGGTCGACCATGCCTCTCCCACCTTCCGCACTCAGGCCTCGCGCTCTTCGAGGTAGGCGAGCTGCACCGTGACGCTCGCCTCGGCGGCGCCCCGCACGCTGGCGGGCACATCGCCATAGACGAGGTCGGTGACCGCATCGACCGTGACGGGATGCCGCGGCTCGGCGCCGGCCAGACGCGCCACCGCACTCTCGACCTCGGCGAGCCGCTTCTCGCGATGCGTCAGATACGCGCGGGCGACGACCGAGAGGTCATCGCCCCGGTCGCCGTGTCCGGGGAGCAGGATCGCCGGACCCACCGCGATGAGCACCCGAAGGGTGCGGAGGTAGTCGCCGAGCGTTCCGCCGCCGGCGCCGTCCAGAACTGTCGTGCCGCGGCCGAGAATCGTGTCGCCTGTCAGCATGGAACCGACACCGTCTGCGGCGGGAACGTCGATCGACGTGTCATCCGGCAGGAGGAAGCACACGGAATCCGCCGTATGCCCCGGGGCGGCGACGACGCGGATGCGCACGCCCGCGGCCTCGAACTCCTCGTCGTGCCGCAGCGGCTGAGCGTCGACGCACAAGGTCGGATCCGCGGCCCGGACGGGAGCGTCGAACGACGCCGCCGACTCCGTGTGATCCCGATGGTGGTGCGTCACGAGGACGAGGTCCACACGGCCGAGCGCGAGGATGCGCTCGCGATGTGCCGGATCGCTCGGCCCTGGGTCGACGACGACGACACCCTCCGACCCCGGCGCCCGCAGAACGTAGGTGTTGGTCCCGTCGAGCGTCATGGGTCCGGGGTTCGGCGCCAAGACACGCGTCGCGAGGGTCGTCCACGACGATGTGCGCTCGATGGGGGTCTGCATGACGCTGTCCTCTCCTGCCGTCAGGGCCGACGGTCATCGGTTTTCGAAGCTCGGCGCGCGCTTCTCGCGGAACGCGGCCATGCCCTCTTTCTGATCCATCGTGTCGAAGAGTGCGGCGAAGGCGTGCCTTTCGAACCGAAGACCCGCGGCGAGCGGCGTCTCGAGCGCGACCCGCAGCGCCGCTTTCGCGGCGAGGACCGACGGAAGCGACCTCGCCGCGATCCCGTCCGCGATCGCCGAGGCGACGTCGAGGAGCTCGGCGGCGGGCACGACACGCGAGACCAGCCCTGCCCGCTCGGCTTCGGCGGCGTCCATCATGCGTCCCGTGAGGACGAGGTCGGCGGCACGGTACGCGCCCACGGCTCTCGCGAGGCGCTGCGTCCCGCCCATGCCAGGAATGAGCGCCAGGGTGATCTCGGGTTGACCGAAACGCGCCGTGTCCGCCGCGACGATGATGTCGCACATCATCGCGAGCTCGCACCCGCCGCCGAGGGCGTATCCCGCTACGGCGGCGATGACAGGCTTCCGCAGGGCCGCGAACGCCTCCCACCCGTCGAAGACCCCCGACACGATCGCCTCCGCACCGGAGACGTCGGCAAGATCGCCGATGTCGGCGCCTGCGGCGAATGCGCGATCGGACCCGGTCACGACGATCGCGCCGATCCCCGGGTCCGCGTCGTATCTCGCCGCCGCCTCGAGCACCTCTGCCCGCACGGCGTCGTTGAGCGCGTTGAGCACGTCAGGCCGATCGAGGATGATCCAGCCCACGCGTCCGCGGACCTCGGCGCGTATCGTGCGCGGATCTGTCATCGCGGGTCCTCTCCTCTGCGAGAAGGCGTCTGCGTGATAGTCTAGAGCAAGCGCTTGATTTATGGAGGAATCGTGAGCTCGATCTCAGAAGCCGCACAGGCCCAGCCGCTCCCCGAGTTCGTGGAGTATCTCGTCGTCGGTGCCGGCGTCTGCGGCCTCTGCCAGCTGCAGCGGCTGCTCGATCTCGACGCCGACGTCCTCCTCGTCGACGCCAACAGCGGCCTCGGCGGCACGTGGTACAAGAACAGATACCCGGGATGCCGGTTCGACTCGGAGTCGTACACGTACCAGTACTCCTTCTCGCCCGAGATGCTGCAGGAGTGGGACTGGTCCGAGCGCTTCGCGGCGCAGCCCGAGACCCTCTCGTACCTCAACTACTTCGCCGACAAGTACTCGCTCCGCCCCCACATCCGCTACAACCTCGCGGTCGTGTCGATGGTGTGGAACGAGCAGGCCGACGAGTGGACCGTCACGTTCCAGAACGGACGGTCCGTCCGCACCCGCTTCGTCCTCTCCGCCATCGGCATCCTCTCCGCGCCGACGTACCCGCGTATCTCGGGGATGGACACGTTCGCGGGCGATGCCGTGCACACCTTCGACTGGCCCGAGGATCTCGATGTCACCGGCAAGCGCGTCGCCGTGATCGGCACCGGCGCGAGCGGCGTTCAGGTGATCACCGACATCGCGGCATCCGTCGAACAGCTCTACGTCCTGCAGCGCGGGGCGAACTGGTGCGCGCCGCTCGGCAACTCGCCGATCCTCGCCGACGAGATGGCCGATCTGCGCTCCCGCTACGACGAGATCTTCAAGTGGTGCAGCGAGACACCAGCCGGATTCATCCACCGGCCCGACCGCACGCTCAGCACCGACGTCACGCGTGAAGAGCGGGTGGCGCACTGGCATGAGCTGTATCGCGGCTCGGGCGCCGGGATGTACATGGGCAACTACCGCGACACGATGATGGAGCCGGGCCCCAACGCCGAGCTCACGGAGTTCATCGCGGAGCGCATCCGCGAGCGTGTCAAGGACCCGCGCGTCGCCGACCTCCTGACCCCGAAGGACCACGGCTTCGGCACGAAGCGGGTCGCGGGAGAGTCAGGCTTCTACGAGGTCTTCAACCGCGACAACGTGGAGCTCATCGACCTGAAGACGACTCCCGTCTCGAAGATCACTCCCGACGGCATCCGCTTCGATGGAGCGGGCGACGCCGCCCGACCGGCGATCGATGTCGACGTCATCGTCTACGCGACGGGCTTCGACGCGGTCACGGGACCCTTCGACCGCATCGACATCGTCGGGGTCGACGGCCAGCGCCTGCGCGACAAGTGGACGCGTGGTCCCGTCACCGCTCTCGGAGTCCAGGTGCACGGCTTCCCGAACCTCTTCATCCTCGCGGGCCCCCAGTCGGGGTCGGCGTCGGCCAACTTCCCGCGCGGCATCGAAGACGTCGTCAACTGGATGACGGGATTCGTGACCGAGATCCAGGCGAGCGGGATCGTCCGCGTCGAGGCGCGCGCCGACGCGGAGCAGGAGTGGACGGCGCACGTCCACGAGGTCAACGCGAAGCTCCTCATGTCGAAGACGAAGTCGTGGTTCAACGGACACAACAAGAACCTCGACCGCGACGAGGAACCTCGCGCGATGGTGTACCTGGGCGGCGGACCTCGCTACCGTCGACGCCTCGCGCAAGAGACCGCAGAGGGATACCCGAGCTTCGACCTCGAGCGCGCGGCGGTCACGGCTGGCTAGATCCGCGGGGGCCTCAGATGTACGCGGCTCTGACATTCCGGGGCACGGGGACGAAACCATGGGTGAAAAGCACGCGAGTGGTGCGCAATACACTCCACGACTCCGACGCCGTGCTTCCAAGGGTCCACCATCATCTCTTCCATGAAGTCGCGCCCGGGCGTCGCTGTATCTCTCGTTCTCGCTCTCGGTTTCGGGATGCTCGCGCTCTGGATCTTCGCTACGGCGGGATCACTCGTGTGGGCGATCGGATGCACTGTCCTGGCAGTTGCCTGGGCGGGCCTCGCGCTCATCACATCTCGACGTCGTCGGAGCTCGCCATAGCGGCTGTCGGGGAGACGCAAACCTCCCGTGCACGCCTCAGATCCGCAGCGACGCCGCAGCGGCGGCGATCGCGTCGCGGTGCTCGGGAGCTGCGACCGCGATGAGGTTGGCCCGCCGCTCGGCGACCGTGCGACCGCGGAGCCACGCCACGCCGTGCTCCGTGACGACGGCGTCGACGCTGTGATGCGCAGCCGTGACGAGGTCTCCGGCACCGTGCGTGGCGACGATCGTCGAGTGGCCCTTCGCGGTCGTCGAGGCCAGCGCGATCATCCGCATACCGCCCGGCGACAGGTGGGCGCCTTCGGAGAAGTCCGCACTCCCACCGACGCCGGAGATGACCCCGCCCCGCACGGTCTCGGCGACGACCTGCCCACGAAGATCGACGGCAACGGCCGAATTCACCGAGACGAACGACGGGATTCCCGCGATCGCGGCGGGATGGTGGACGCTCTGGGAGTCCCGCATCTCGATCGCGGCGTTCCCGTCGGCCCAGGCCATCAGCTCTGCCGACCCCAGCAGCTCGACGGCCTGAACGGGTGCGTCGCCGCGGGCGGCGATCGCCTCCACGAGCGGCACCATCGGGTCGGAGATCATGCCGTGAACGCGTAGCGATCTCTCCGCGGCTGTCCGCGAGAGTTCCGCCGCGAGTGCGTCTCCGATCGCGCCGATGCCCAGCTGGACGGTCGCACCCTCGGGGATGACGCCGCCCACGAGCCGTGCCACCGTGATGGCGGATGCCGTGGGCTCGCTCGGCTCGTAGCGCGGCATCTCGACGGTCGACGCGACGAAGCGGTCGATCTCGGAGACGTGCACGCGGCTGTCCCCCGCCGTGCGGGGGACGTCGTCGGCGATCTCCGCGATGACGAGGTCGGCGAGCCGGATGGCGTCTCGCGTGAAGCTCGCCGACGGACCGAGGCTGCAATACCCGTCGGCGTCGGGTGGTCCGAGCCGCACGAGGGCGACGTCGGCATGAGCCAGCACGACGCGCGGCACGTCGACGAGCCGCAGCGGCAGGTAGTCGACGAGTCCGTCGCGATGCATCGCACGGATATCGCCGTGCACGTGCCAGCTCCGGATGCCGAGAGTCCCAGCCGCGACGGCAGGTCGAAGTCCGGGGTCGCCGAGCGTCAGCCCCACCGTGAGCGCGACGCGGGGAGCACCGGGGCCGCGCTCGCCGAGCGCGCGCAGGAGGCTGAGGGGCGTGCCGCACGCATTTCCCGCGACGATCCGCGAACCCGCAACGAGGTCGGCAAGGGCGTCTGCGGCGGGGACGAAGTCCGGCGTCGGAGCGGTCATGTCTTCGGATGCTACCCACTTGACAGGATAAAGCAAGCGCTTGATATGCTGGCATCTCGAAACATCCGCATATTCAGAGTGGAAGACGATGGATTTCGAAGAGCCGGAGCACATCCGAGACATCCGCCAGGCCGTCCGTGACATCTGCGACGGATTCGGCGCAGAGTACTGGCGCCGTTGCGACGAGCAGCACGAGTTCCCGTGGGACTTCTACGACGCCATGGCCAGCGCAGGCTGGGTCGGAATCTCGATCCCCGAGGAGTTCGGCGGCGGCGGCGCGGGCATCACCGAAGCCTCCGTCGTCCTGGAGGAGGTCGCGGCATCCGGGGCAGCCATGAACGGGGCGAGCGCCCTGCACATCTCGATCTTCGGCATGAACCCCGTCGTCAAGCACGGCTCGGATGCCATGAAGGAGGCCTACCTCGCCCGCGTGGCCTCAGGAGAGCTGCACGTCTCGTTCGGTGTCACGGAACCGGATGCCGGCACCGACACCCCCTCGATCACGACGCGCGCCGTGCGCGACGGCGACGAGTACGTCGTGTCGGGCCAGAAGGTGTGGATCACGAAGGCGCACATCTCCGAGAAGGTGCTGCTCCTCGCCCGCACGACTCCCCTCGATCAGGTGGACAAGCGGACGAAGGGCATGTCGCTCTTCCTCGCCGACCTGAAAGCGCCGGGAGTCGACATCGAGCTCATCGACAAGATCGGCCGCAACGCCGTCGGGTCGTGCGAGATCCGCTTCGACGGGCTCCGCGTCTCGGCCGACGACCTCGTCGGCGAGGAGGGCCGCGGGTTCTCGTACCTTCTGGACGGCCTCAACCCCGAACGCATCCTCATCGCGGGCGAAGCGATCGGCATCGGTCGCGCGGCACTCCGGACCGCAACCGCGTACGCACGCGAGCGGGTCGTTTTCGGCCGGCCCATCGGCAAGAACCAGGGCATCTCGTTCCCGCTCGCCGAGGCCCACATGCGGCTGCGCGCAGCGGAACTCGCCGTCCGCGAGGCCTCGTGGCGCTACGACAACGGGCTTCCCTGCGGCGAGCACGCCAACGCGGCGAAGTTCCTCGCCTCGGACGCCGCGTTCTTCGCGGCCGACTGCGCGATGCAGACGCTCGGCGGTTTCGCCTACGCGAAGGAGTACAACGTCGGCCGCTACTGGGTCGAGTCGCGCCTCATGAAGAGCGCTCCCGTATCCCAGCAGATGGTGCTCAACTACATCGCCGAGCACGTCCTGTCCCTCCCGCGCTCGTACTGACATGACCGGCCTCCCCTCGGCGTCCCCCGCCCGCGATCGGCGCCGACCGCGCAAGCCCGTCGCCCTCGCCGAGGCGATCGCAGAAGGGATCGTGGACGCGGGGATGCGACCCGGCGACCGGCTGCCGGTCGAGGCGGCGATGGTCCTGCAGTACGGCGCGGGACGCGCGTCGATCCGCGAAGCCCTCCGCATCCTCGAGGCGGAGGGCATCGTCGAGACGCGCGTCGGCGCGGGCGGCGGGGCCTTCGTGGCATCCCCTCGTCGCGAGTCGATCGCCCGCCCGCTCTCGGTCCTCATGCGGATGAGCGACATCGGGCTGCGCGAGATCCTCGATGCGCGACTCCTCATCGAGCCGGCTCTCGCGGCATCCGCGGCGGTTCACCGCACGCCCGAGCAGGCGACGCAGCTTCAGGATGCCGCGGCGGCGCTAGAACTGCTCGACGAGGGCGGCGAGGACTGGCGGCGGATGAATCGCGAGTTCCACACCGCGATCGCCGAAGCTGCCGCCAACCGCCCCCTCGCCGTCATGTGGGACGTCCTGAGCATGATCGCCGACGGACACGACGCCGGCGTCCGCTACCCGGCGCACTCGCTCCACGATGCCGAAGCAGCGCACCGCAAGATCCTGAAGGCGATCGTCGCGGGCGATGCGGACACGGCAGAAGCCGCGATGCGCACGCACCTCGAGGCGATGGCCGCACACGTCGCGGCCGAGTACCCCGAACTCCTCGGCGAGCCCGTCGCCCTCGTGCGGTCACGCACCTGATACGAACAAGGAACGAGCATGACGACCCAGATGCCCGAGAGCGTGACCGTCTACGAGGTCGGCGCACGCGACGGCCTCCAGAACGAGGCGACCGCGATCTCGACCTCCGACAAGGTCGAGTTCATCCGCCGGCTCGTGGCATCCGGACTCACGACGATCGAGGCGACGAGCTTCGTCCATCCGACGTGGGTGCCGCAGCTCGCCGACGCGGAGGATGTCCTGCGGGAGCTCGATCTCGACGGCGCGGTTTCCTATCCCGTGCTCGTCCCGAATCCGCGTGGCCTCGACCGGGCGATTGCCGCGGGCGTCCGCCACATCGCGATCTTCGGCAGCGCGACGGAGTCCTTCGCGCAGAAGAACCTCAACCGCTCGGTCGACGAGCAGTTCGAGATGTTCGCGCCGACGGTGAGCCGCGCACGCGAAGAGGGGATGGATGTTCGCGCGTACGTGTCGATGTGCTTCGGCGACCCGTGGGAGGGCCACGTGCCCGTGTCGCAGGTCGTCGAAGTCGGACGCCGACTCTACGACCTCGGATCATCGCAGCTGTCGATCGGAGACACGCTGGGCCTTGCGACCCCCGGCCGCGTCCACGATCTGATCGACGCCTTCGACTCGGCGGGGCTCGGTGCCGACGTCCTCGCGGTGCACTTCCACGACACGTACGGGCAGGCGCTCGCCAACTCGTACGCGGCGCTCGAAGCCGGCATCCGTACGTTCGACGCGTCGGCCGGGGGACTCGGCGGGTGCCCGTACGCCCCGGGCGCGGCGGGCAATCTCGCGACGGAAGATCTCGTGTGGATGCTCGACGGTCTCGGCATCCGAAGCGGTGTCGACGTCGCCGCCCTCGCGCGGGCGAGCACCTGGATGGCCGAGCTGCTCGGTCGCCCCTCGACATCGAGCGTCGTCCGCGCGCTCGCGTCGCAGGACGCCTGACCTCCGAACCTCGACCCCACCCCCGACTCTGAAGGAGACAGCGATGACAGTGCACACGCGGCGCGGCCGGTACTACGAGGAGATGATCACGGGTGACGTCTTCCGGCACGAACCGGGACGGACGATCACGGAAGCAGACAACGTCTTCTTCTGCAGCATCACGCTCAACACCCAGACGCTGCACCTCGATGCCGAGAAGTCGGCGGAGTCGGAGTTCGGCCAGCGGCTCGTCAACAGTCTCCTGACGCTGTCGATCGTCTGCAGCATCGGTGTTCCCGACCTCACGCAGAAAACGACGATCGCGAACCTCGGTTTCGGGACGATCCAGTTCCCCGCCCCCGTCTTCATCGGCGACACCCTCTACTGCGAGACCGAGATCGGCGAGAAGCGCCTGTCGGCATCGCGCCCCGGTCAGGGCATCGTGACACTCGAGCACCGCGGGCACAATCAGGACGGCACCCTCGTCTGCCGGGCCGTGCGGACGGCGCTCGTCCGCTGCCTCCCCGACGACGCCACCCCGCTGAGCTGAACGGCGCATGATGTCCGACGCGGCGGCGCGCATCGACGCGCTCGAGAGGCGTGTGCGGGAACTCGAGGACGTTCGCGCGATCGAGGGACTGGTCGCGCGGTACCACGCGCTGTGCGACGGCGGATGGTCGGGCCCGAGCCATCCGAATCCCGAGGCGCTCGCAGACCTCTGGACCGACGACGGCGTGTACAGCATCAACGCCGCGCGTCCGCCCTGCCGCGGGCGCGATGAGATCCGAGAGCAGTTCGTGCGTCTGCAGACCTCGATGCCCTGGATCCTGCACACCTTCACCAACAGCACCGTCGAGGTCGACGGGGATGCCGCGGACGGGCGGTTCACGGGCATCGCCTACTACCGCCGGGGAGGCGCCAGCCACATCGTCGTCGGCACCTACACCGGGCGCTTTGTCCGCACAGCGGCGGGCTGGCGATTCGCGTCGTGGGTCGCCGACCTCGCTCACGGATCGGTGCTGTCGCCCGACGCCGACGATCCGCGATGATTCCCGCGGGCCCCTGGGGCGTGTGGTCGGGCGGACTCCGCGTGCGGGACGCGGCTTCCGCGACCGCGGCCGCGCAGCGCCTCGAGGCGGCGGGCTACTCGGCGCTGTGGATGACGGGCGGCGTGTCGAACCCGTTCGCTCGCGTCAGGGAGCTGCTCGCGGCGACCTCACGAGTGGCGGTGGCCACCGGCATCCTGAGCATCTGGACGATGCGCCCGGCGGAGGTCGTCGCCGAGTTGCACGCGCTGACACCGGCCGACCGAGGACGCTTCCTGCTGGGCCTCGGGGTGAGTCACGCGTCCCTCGTGGATCGCGACGATCCCGGTCGCTACCGCCGCCCGCTCACGGCGATGCGCGAGTACCTCGATGAACTCGACGCATGCGATCCCGACGGGCTCGCGATGCAGCGCGTCCTGGCGGCGCTCGGACCACGGATGCTCGATCTCTCGGCCACGCGCGCAAGCGGCGCGCACCCCTACCTCACGACTCCGGCACACACGCAGCGCGCTCGCGAGGTGCTCGGAACGGAACCGTTCCTCGCTCCGACCCAGATGGTCGTGCTCGAGCCGGATGCCGCGACCGCTCGCGCTGCCGCGCGGCGTCATCTGTCCCTCTACCTCGGCCAGCCCAACTACGTCGCGAACTGGGTGCGCCTCGGGTTCACCTCGGACGACGCCGCAGAAGGCGGATCCGACCGGCTCATCGACGCGATGATCGCGTGGGGCGATGAGGATGCCGTCGCGGCCCGCCTCCGCGAACACCTCGACGCCGGTGCGGACCACGTCTGCATCAGCATCCTCGACCGGCAGTCCGGCTGGCGGGACTATCCCCTCCCGGTGGCGGACTGGGAACGCCTCGCCCCCACCCTCCCCCGCTGACCGCCCAGACACGTCGCGCGGAAGCAGGCGGGCGGCTCGTTCCGGGGCGGGTTCCGTCGCACCGGGGCGCAACCCGTCCCCACGGGGCGCAGATCTCCCGCCCCGGCCAGCAGGAACGCGCCCCAGCGCCACGGCCACGCCGTCACGGCGCGTTCCTGCACACCGGGGCGCGCATTCGCACACCGGGGCGCAGGAGGCGCGCCCCGAACGACAGAACGCGCCCCAGATTGCGGTGGACGCGAAGAGGCGCCCCAGAGTGACGCAGTACGCCCCAACCGCACACCCCCCGCCAGCGGGGCGCAGATCGTCACCCCGGGGCGCGGAATGCCCGCCCCGAGACGCCGCAGCACGCCCCAAGCCACGGCATACGCAAAGAGGCGCCCCAGAGTGACGGAGTGCGCCCCAACCGCACATCCCCGCCAGCGGGGCGCAGATCGCCATCCCGGGGCGCGGAACGCGCGCCCCGGGATGGCGCAGCACGCCCCAAGCGACGGCAGACGCAAAGAGGCGCCCCAGAGTGACGCAGTGCGCCCCAACCGCACATCCCCGCCAGCGGGGCGCAGATCGTCACCTCGGGGCGCGGAATGCGCGCCCCGGGACGCGGCAATGCGCCCCAAACGACGGAGCCCGGCCCAAACGACGGCATCCGCCCCAAACGACGGCATCCGCCCCAAACGACGGCATCCGCCCCAAACGACGGAGCCCGCCCCGCACGGGGCGAGGCGGCAGCGCGGTCAGACCGTCGCGGCGCTTCCGAGGACGAGGGTGCCGGAGCTCATGAACATCCCGCCGACTCCCGTCGCGACGCTCACGTCCACTCCGTGCACCTGGGCGGGCGCGATGCCGCGCACCTGACGCACGGACTCCTGGATCGCGAACATCCCGTACATTCCCGTGTGCGTATACGACAGGCCGCCGCCGTTGGTGTTGAGGGGAAGCCGCCCGCCGGGAGCCGTGTTGCGGTCCTCGATGAAGGCCGGCGCCTCGCCGCGTCCGACGAAGCCCAGGTCCTCCAGTCCGTAGATCGGCACGTGCGCGAAGGCGTCGTAGATCATCAGGTGATCGACGTCGTCATGACGGATGCCGGACTGGGCGAACGCCCGCTCCCCGCCCATGCGGATCGCGCGAGACGACGTGAGGCTCTCGAGCCCCGAGACGACCGACGACTCGCTCGACTCACCCGCGCCCAGGACATACACGGGCGACGGATGCAGGTCCTTCGCCCGCTCGGCGGAGGTCAGCACGAGCGCACCGCCGCCGTCGGTCACGAGGCAGCAGTGCAGCAGATGCACCGGGTCGGCGATGACCGGGGACGCGAAGACGTCCTCGACGGTGATGGGGTCACGGAGCTTCGCCCGCGGGTTCAGCGCCGCCCACTCGCGCTGGATCACGGGCACGAGGGCGAGCTGTTCGCGCGTCATCCCGTATCGCGCCATGTACTGGCGCACGCCGATGGGGAAGAGCGACGGCGCACCGACGGGACCGTACGGCACTT
This genomic stretch from Microbacterium sp. SLBN-146 harbors:
- a CDS encoding Sua5/YciO/YrdC/YwlC family protein produces the protein MMPARSTTPVFDVVGDARRAFDVLAAGGIAVVPNDIGYSALGGSPEALELIFRTKGRAPQKLNAMVADLETHRDLHECSERGRRIVETIVLDYGLPLGCIAPFRTDHPLMTSLPAEVVAASTRENTLVMLLNAGRFHAELTRLARENDVALFGSSANLTLGGTKFRVEDIEREIIDVADIVVDHGLQKYHPYGSSSTLLNVETLEVVRRGSCFPDIAYILERHFGEDIGR
- a CDS encoding enoyl-CoA hydratase-related protein, which encodes MTDPRTIRAEVRGRVGWIILDRPDVLNALNDAVRAEVLEAAARYDADPGIGAIVVTGSDRAFAAGADIGDLADVSGAEAIVSGVFDGWEAFAALRKPVIAAVAGYALGGGCELAMMCDIIVAADTARFGQPEITLALIPGMGGTQRLARAVGAYRAADLVLTGRMMDAAEAERAGLVSRVVPAAELLDVASAIADGIAARSLPSVLAAKAALRVALETPLAAGLRFERHAFAALFDTMDQKEGMAAFREKRAPSFENR
- a CDS encoding acyl-CoA dehydrogenase family protein, translating into MDFEEPEHIRDIRQAVRDICDGFGAEYWRRCDEQHEFPWDFYDAMASAGWVGISIPEEFGGGGAGITEASVVLEEVAASGAAMNGASALHISIFGMNPVVKHGSDAMKEAYLARVASGELHVSFGVTEPDAGTDTPSITTRAVRDGDEYVVSGQKVWITKAHISEKVLLLARTTPLDQVDKRTKGMSLFLADLKAPGVDIELIDKIGRNAVGSCEIRFDGLRVSADDLVGEEGRGFSYLLDGLNPERILIAGEAIGIGRAALRTATAYARERVVFGRPIGKNQGISFPLAEAHMRLRAAELAVREASWRYDNGLPCGEHANAAKFLASDAAFFAADCAMQTLGGFAYAKEYNVGRYWVESRLMKSAPVSQQMVLNYIAEHVLSLPRSY
- a CDS encoding NAD(P)/FAD-dependent oxidoreductase, whose product is MSSISEAAQAQPLPEFVEYLVVGAGVCGLCQLQRLLDLDADVLLVDANSGLGGTWYKNRYPGCRFDSESYTYQYSFSPEMLQEWDWSERFAAQPETLSYLNYFADKYSLRPHIRYNLAVVSMVWNEQADEWTVTFQNGRSVRTRFVLSAIGILSAPTYPRISGMDTFAGDAVHTFDWPEDLDVTGKRVAVIGTGASGVQVITDIAASVEQLYVLQRGANWCAPLGNSPILADEMADLRSRYDEIFKWCSETPAGFIHRPDRTLSTDVTREERVAHWHELYRGSGAGMYMGNYRDTMMEPGPNAELTEFIAERIRERVKDPRVADLLTPKDHGFGTKRVAGESGFYEVFNRDNVELIDLKTTPVSKITPDGIRFDGAGDAARPAIDVDVIVYATGFDAVTGPFDRIDIVGVDGQRLRDKWTRGPVTALGVQVHGFPNLFILAGPQSGSASANFPRGIEDVVNWMTGFVTEIQASGIVRVEARADAEQEWTAHVHEVNAKLLMSKTKSWFNGHNKNLDRDEEPRAMVYLGGGPRYRRRLAQETAEGYPSFDLERAAVTAG
- a CDS encoding acetyl-CoA hydrolase/transferase family protein — translated: MTAPTPDFVPAADALADLVAGSRIVAGNACGTPLSLLRALGERGPGAPRVALTVGLTLGDPGLRPAVAAGTLGIRSWHVHGDIRAMHRDGLVDYLPLRLVDVPRVVLAHADVALVRLGPPDADGYCSLGPSASFTRDAIRLADLVIAEIADDVPRTAGDSRVHVSEIDRFVASTVEMPRYEPSEPTASAITVARLVGGVIPEGATVQLGIGAIGDALAAELSRTAAERSLRVHGMISDPMVPLVEAIAARGDAPVQAVELLGSAELMAWADGNAAIEMRDSQSVHHPAAIAGIPSFVSVNSAVAVDLRGQVVAETVRGGVISGVGGSADFSEGAHLSPGGMRMIALASTTAKGHSTIVATHGAGDLVTAAHHSVDAVVTEHGVAWLRGRTVAERRANLIAVAAPEHRDAIAAAAASLRI
- a CDS encoding LysR family transcriptional regulator, encoding MVDLGVLKTFIAVIDTGSVVAAARERGYSPAAVSRQMAWLQRRLDVRFFEPAGRSIRPTTDALEFALRARELVDEVDRFERYSRRFSAARDRA
- a CDS encoding MBL fold metallo-hydrolase, with the protein product MQTPIERTSSWTTLATRVLAPNPGPMTLDGTNTYVLRAPGSEGVVVVDPGPSDPAHRERILALGRVDLVLVTHHHRDHTESAASFDAPVRAADPTLCVDAQPLRHDEEFEAAGVRIRVVAAPGHTADSVCFLLPDDTSIDVPAADGVGSMLTGDTILGRGTTVLDGAGGGTLGDYLRTLRVLIAVGPAILLPGHGDRGDDLSVVARAYLTHREKRLAEVESAVARLAGAEPRHPVTVDAVTDLVYGDVPASVRGAAEASVTVQLAYLEEREA